In Rhizobium binae, one genomic interval encodes:
- a CDS encoding 26S proteasome regulatory subunit family protein: MARRTGKSGVEIAKEHVDALIEYLERHKDEPLPRYGVDLNKSIIAKECGFDRQVFRTNPRCAEILRDADDRDRKASLSRLEQVEAIRDMKAKADAGQMALEDENLRLLAENASLRRELERLTRLSAVIAETGRLP, encoded by the coding sequence ATGGCGCGAAGAACCGGCAAAAGCGGCGTCGAGATCGCCAAGGAGCATGTCGACGCTCTGATCGAGTACCTGGAACGGCACAAGGACGAGCCGCTTCCGAGATACGGTGTCGATCTGAACAAGAGCATCATCGCCAAGGAATGCGGCTTTGACCGGCAGGTCTTCCGCACCAATCCGCGTTGCGCCGAAATCCTGCGCGACGCCGACGACCGGGATCGCAAGGCGAGCCTGTCGCGGCTGGAGCAGGTCGAAGCTATCCGGGATATGAAGGCGAAGGCAGATGCCGGCCAGATGGCGCTCGAAGACGAAAACCTTCGACTGCTGGCCGAGAACGCCTCGCTTCGGCGAGAGCTCGAACGCCTGACAAGATTGAGCGCGGTGATCGCCGAGACTGGCAGGTTGCCGTGA